A portion of the Clostridium gelidum genome contains these proteins:
- a CDS encoding metal-sensing transcriptional repressor, giving the protein MSEERKKAVQSLKTAKGQIEGIIKMIEDDRYCIDVANQLLAVQSLIKKADLMILQGHLRHCVKEACLNNNPEEKIEEFNKVLEKILSK; this is encoded by the coding sequence ATGAGTGAAGAAAGAAAAAAAGCAGTTCAATCATTGAAAACTGCAAAGGGACAAATTGAAGGTATAATAAAAATGATTGAAGACGATAGATATTGCATAGATGTAGCCAATCAATTGCTAGCAGTACAATCTTTAATAAAAAAAGCAGATTTGATGATTTTACAGGGGCATTTACGTCATTGTGTCAAGGAAGCTTGTCTTAATAATAATCCAGAAGAAAAAATAGAAGAATTTAACAAGGTTTTAGAAAAAATACTTTCTAAATAA